A DNA window from Iodobacter ciconiae contains the following coding sequences:
- the recJ gene encoding single-stranded-DNA-specific exonuclease RecJ, giving the protein MTIISPRIVPSAAESLLCEQGLSPLEARLYAARGIASRSELEHELAHLLPFHGLKNIIEAGKRLADAIAAKERILIVADYDADGATACAVGMRGLAMLGAVVDFVVPNRFEYGYGLTPEIVELAAQKSPDLILTVDNGIASVAGVAAAQALGIDVLITDHHLPGDELPATLIVNPNQPGCTFASKNLAGVGVMFYVLMALRAELRERQVFAGIKEPNLATLLDLVALGTVADVVRLDGNNRILVEQGLKRMRAGRASAGVLALFTAAGRLPYKASCFDLGFTLGPRLNAAGRLDDMSLGIACLLADSEAAATPLAKELDGMNRERREIEVGMRAEAEAILADIAVEDAYSISLYQGDWHQGVVGIVASRMKDRFHRPTIVFADGNDDEIKGSGRSIPGLHLRDALDLASKRHPDLILKFGGHAMAAGLSLRQADFARFKTAFELVCHELMDAGTLERKIETDGELSTELFALEVAEKLDTQVWGQGFPAPVFQGEFTVVEQRLVGERHLKLKLANPHGLVLDAMRFGHADPLPPKIMAVYRIGVNEFRGNRVVQLQIEHVSG; this is encoded by the coding sequence ATGACCATTATTTCCCCCCGAATTGTTCCGTCTGCCGCCGAATCTTTGCTTTGCGAGCAAGGCTTATCCCCGCTAGAAGCCCGTTTGTACGCGGCTCGCGGCATTGCTAGCCGCTCCGAGCTAGAGCACGAATTGGCCCACCTGCTGCCTTTTCATGGTTTAAAAAACATCATTGAGGCAGGCAAGCGCCTGGCAGATGCGATTGCCGCCAAAGAGCGTATTCTGATCGTGGCTGATTACGATGCCGATGGTGCAACGGCTTGCGCGGTGGGGATGCGGGGCCTGGCGATGCTGGGCGCGGTGGTTGATTTTGTGGTGCCTAATCGCTTTGAATATGGCTATGGCTTAACCCCGGAAATCGTTGAGCTGGCAGCGCAGAAATCACCCGATTTAATTTTAACTGTGGATAACGGCATTGCCAGCGTGGCGGGCGTGGCTGCAGCGCAGGCTCTCGGTATTGATGTGCTGATTACCGATCACCATCTGCCGGGGGACGAGCTGCCCGCCACGTTGATTGTGAACCCCAATCAGCCGGGCTGTACCTTTGCCAGTAAAAATCTGGCCGGTGTGGGGGTGATGTTTTATGTGCTGATGGCGCTGCGGGCCGAGCTGCGCGAGCGGCAGGTTTTTGCAGGTATCAAAGAGCCAAATCTGGCCACGCTGCTGGATTTGGTGGCGCTGGGCACGGTGGCCGATGTGGTGCGCCTCGATGGCAATAATCGCATTCTGGTGGAGCAGGGCTTAAAGCGCATGCGGGCAGGGCGGGCCAGTGCCGGTGTGCTGGCTTTGTTTACAGCTGCGGGGCGTTTGCCTTACAAAGCATCCTGTTTTGATCTGGGCTTTACGCTGGGGCCAAGGCTGAATGCGGCGGGGCGTCTGGACGATATGAGCTTAGGGATTGCCTGCCTGTTGGCCGATTCAGAAGCGGCCGCCACGCCACTGGCTAAAGAGCTGGATGGCATGAACCGCGAGCGGCGCGAGATTGAAGTGGGCATGCGCGCCGAGGCCGAAGCCATTCTGGCAGACATTGCTGTGGAAGACGCTTACAGCATCAGCCTGTATCAGGGTGACTGGCATCAGGGCGTGGTGGGAATTGTAGCCTCCAGAATGAAAGATCGCTTTCATCGCCCAACCATCGTGTTTGCTGATGGCAACGATGATGAAATCAAAGGCTCGGGCCGCTCTATCCCCGGCTTGCATCTGCGCGATGCGCTGGATTTGGCATCCAAACGCCACCCCGATTTAATCCTCAAATTTGGCGGCCACGCGATGGCGGCGGGCCTAAGCCTGCGCCAAGCCGACTTTGCGCGCTTTAAAACTGCGTTCGAGTTGGTGTGTCATGAGCTGATGGATGCGGGTACGCTGGAGCGAAAAATTGAAACCGATGGCGAGTTGTCTACCGAGCTTTTTGCGCTGGAAGTGGCCGAAAAGCTGGATACGCAAGTCTGGGGCCAAGGCTTTCCCGCGCCGGTGTTTCAGGGCGAATTCACCGTGGTCGAGCAGCGGCTGGTGGGCGAGCGCCACTTAAAACTGAAACTCGCCAATCCGCACGGCCTGGTGCTGGATGCCATGCGCTTTGGTCATGCCGATCCGCTGCCGCCCAAAATCATGGCCGTGTATCGTATCGGCGTAAACGAATTTCGTGGCAACCGCGTAGTGCAGCTGCAAA
- a CDS encoding YhcH/YjgK/YiaL family protein — MYLGYLHQANLPLPAAIETALDYLRVTDFSGMESGRYPINGDLMFALIQTPQTQAWESGKPEFHSRYIDIQYLFEGEELIGYAPPNKTLLKTHDQLKERDIAFVAPITGESRLYLTPGMFAIFYPGELHKPCRASNQPMIIKKVVIKIAKTLISD; from the coding sequence ATGTATCTGGGTTATTTGCACCAAGCCAATCTACCCCTGCCCGCAGCCATAGAAACAGCCCTGGATTATCTGCGCGTTACGGATTTTTCCGGTATGGAGAGCGGCCGCTATCCGATCAATGGTGATCTGATGTTTGCACTGATACAAACACCACAGACCCAGGCATGGGAAAGTGGCAAGCCCGAGTTCCATTCCCGCTACATTGATATCCAGTATTTGTTTGAAGGCGAAGAGCTGATCGGCTATGCCCCGCCCAATAAGACTCTGTTAAAAACCCATGATCAGCTAAAAGAAAGAGATATTGCCTTTGTAGCCCCTATAACCGGCGAATCCAGGCTTTATCTCACCCCCGGCATGTTTGCCATTTTTTACCCCGGCGAATTACATAAGCCCTGCCGGGCAAGTAATCAGCCAATGATTATCAAAAAAGTAGTTATCAAGATTGCTAAAA
- a CDS encoding PA4780 family RIO1-like protein kinase, with amino-acid sequence MKTPKRLEPLVQNGLVDEVLRQLMSGKEAVVYVVRCGDDVRCAKVYKEANQRSFKQNAAYQEGRKVRGSRDARAMEKGSRYGRKMAEEVWQTAEVDALHRLAAAGVRVPQPYNCFEGVLLMELVTDAAGHAAPRLNDVVLSPEVALKFHAMLIKQVVLMLCAGVIHGDLSEYNILVDADGPVIIDLPQAVDAAGNNSAFSMLERDVGNLATYFGQFAPELLNTDYAFEIWSHYEKGELHPDVVLTGRARRSEKKADVRGLMREIDSVKEEELNRRRFQLEED; translated from the coding sequence ATGAAAACCCCAAAAAGATTAGAACCGCTTGTTCAGAATGGACTTGTTGATGAAGTACTCCGCCAGCTGATGAGTGGCAAAGAAGCCGTGGTTTACGTAGTGCGCTGTGGTGACGATGTTCGCTGCGCCAAGGTTTACAAAGAAGCGAATCAGCGTAGCTTTAAACAGAATGCGGCTTATCAGGAAGGCCGTAAAGTTCGTGGCTCGCGCGATGCCCGTGCCATGGAAAAAGGCAGCCGTTATGGCCGAAAAATGGCAGAAGAAGTGTGGCAAACGGCCGAAGTAGACGCTTTGCACCGTTTAGCCGCAGCAGGCGTGCGTGTGCCTCAGCCTTATAACTGCTTTGAAGGCGTGCTCTTAATGGAGCTGGTGACTGATGCTGCAGGCCACGCTGCCCCACGATTAAATGATGTTGTGCTAAGCCCCGAAGTTGCTTTGAAATTTCACGCCATGCTGATTAAACAGGTGGTATTAATGCTTTGCGCCGGTGTGATTCATGGTGATTTATCCGAATACAATATCCTGGTCGATGCCGATGGCCCGGTGATTATCGACTTGCCACAGGCTGTGGATGCTGCAGGCAACAACAGTGCGTTTAGCATGCTGGAGCGCGATGTGGGTAATCTGGCCACTTATTTTGGCCAGTTTGCGCCGGAGTTACTGAATACCGATTACGCTTTCGAGATCTGGAGCCACTACGAAAAAGGCGAGCTGCACCCGGATGTGGTGCTGACTGGCCGCGCCCGCCGTAGCGAGAAAAAAGCCGATGTACGTGGCTTGATGCGTGAAATCGATAGTGTGAAAGAAGAAGAGCTCAACCGCCGCCGCTTTCAGCTGGAAGAAGACTAA